The Haloplanus salinarum genome includes a region encoding these proteins:
- a CDS encoding topoisomerase DNA-binding C4 zinc finger domain-containing protein: protein MTDAIRAFAGDCTVETDDRIHRGRVLVLVKPDRTVLVHDADGYQPVAWLTRADAVTVESDGPGFGLTAHLDDRTLRVTADRIRRSVYPVTEAGVPVGTSPDSGGPLVRTGGAVVDVVDDTRYPLVAGASVVDGTCPDCGLPRMRVDRGATFEVCIDRDCEPLDDAVRERFDRAWTCPDCGDDLRIIRRRGRLLAGCDAYPDCETAFTVPAGVVVDDCPCGLPVFETATGRRCLDGTCDRRSE from the coding sequence GTGACCGACGCCATCCGCGCCTTCGCCGGCGACTGTACCGTCGAGACCGACGACCGGATCCACCGGGGCCGCGTGCTCGTCCTCGTCAAACCCGACCGGACCGTCCTCGTCCACGACGCCGACGGCTACCAGCCGGTCGCGTGGCTCACCCGCGCCGACGCCGTCACCGTCGAGTCCGACGGCCCGGGGTTCGGCCTCACCGCCCACCTGGACGACCGGACGCTTCGGGTGACCGCCGACCGGATCCGGCGGTCGGTCTACCCCGTCACCGAGGCGGGGGTACCCGTGGGGACGAGCCCCGACTCCGGCGGACCGCTGGTCCGAACCGGGGGCGCCGTCGTCGACGTCGTCGACGACACCCGCTACCCGCTCGTCGCCGGCGCGAGCGTCGTCGACGGAACCTGCCCGGACTGTGGCCTGCCGCGCATGCGTGTCGACCGCGGCGCCACCTTCGAGGTGTGTATCGACCGCGACTGCGAACCGCTCGACGACGCGGTCCGCGAGCGGTTCGACCGGGCGTGGACCTGCCCGGACTGCGGCGACGACCTGCGGATCATCCGCCGCCGGGGACGGCTACTCGCGGGGTGTGACGCCTACCCCGACTGCGAGACGGCGTTCACGGTCCCGGCCGGCGTCGTCGTCGACGACTGCCCGTGTGGCCTGCCCGTCTTCGAGACGGCGACGGGACGCCGGTGTCTCGACGGCACCTGCGACCGGCGCTCGGAGTGA
- the endA gene encoding tRNA-intron lyase, which produces MQGTFEDGVVRVGGDARQRFYDARGYGRPLSGNRIELAPVEAAHLLFRGDLDAVVDGDDRLDFRSFLVATDAALAFVVYKDLRDRGFYLSPARDGWVDHPDGADFVVFPRGSGPEDDAVAYRLRVAGERESIPAASLGDVTLAVVDEEGELTYLETARPDAAGEADGGERYDPPTGLDAALLADRAVVWEPPEALHDRGFYGQRLLGRNAETGPLQLSLVEAAYLARRGTLDLAEPHVVERGRAVEGERFDRRLRAYAALRAAGSVPKSGFKFGADFRTYDAFTTVEEMDHSARLIRVVAPDHTFLPRDLSLDVRLAGGVRKRMVFALTDVNEGIDWLSVARLTP; this is translated from the coding sequence ATGCAGGGGACCTTCGAGGACGGCGTCGTCCGCGTCGGCGGCGACGCCAGACAGCGGTTCTACGACGCCCGCGGCTACGGGCGGCCGCTCTCGGGCAACCGGATCGAACTCGCGCCCGTCGAAGCCGCCCACCTCCTCTTTCGGGGCGACCTCGACGCCGTCGTCGACGGCGACGACCGCCTCGACTTCCGGTCCTTCCTCGTCGCCACCGACGCCGCCCTCGCCTTCGTCGTGTACAAGGACCTGCGCGACCGGGGGTTCTACCTCTCGCCCGCCCGCGACGGCTGGGTCGATCACCCGGATGGCGCCGACTTCGTCGTCTTCCCCCGCGGGAGCGGCCCCGAGGACGACGCCGTCGCGTACCGGCTTCGCGTCGCCGGCGAGCGCGAGTCCATCCCCGCCGCCAGCCTCGGCGACGTGACCCTCGCCGTCGTCGACGAGGAGGGAGAGCTCACGTATCTGGAGACGGCGCGGCCGGACGCGGCCGGCGAGGCGGACGGCGGCGAGCGGTACGACCCGCCGACCGGCCTCGACGCCGCCCTCCTCGCCGACCGGGCGGTGGTGTGGGAGCCGCCCGAGGCGCTCCACGACCGGGGGTTCTACGGCCAGCGACTCCTCGGACGGAACGCCGAGACGGGACCCCTCCAGCTGTCGCTCGTGGAGGCGGCGTACCTCGCTCGCCGCGGCACCCTCGACCTGGCCGAACCCCACGTCGTCGAGCGCGGCCGGGCCGTCGAGGGCGAGCGGTTCGACCGCCGGCTCCGCGCCTACGCGGCGCTCCGGGCGGCGGGGAGCGTCCCGAAGAGCGGGTTCAAGTTCGGCGCCGACTTCCGCACCTACGACGCCTTCACCACCGTCGAGGAGATGGACCACTCGGCGCGTTTGATCCGCGTCGTCGCGCCCGATCACACCTTCCTGCCCCGCGACCTCTCGCTCGACGTCCGGCTCGCCGGTGGGGTCCGGAAGCGAATGGTTTTTGCGCTGACCGACGTGAACGAGGGGATAGACTGGCTCTCCGTCGCCCGACTCACGCCCTAA
- a CDS encoding tryptophan--tRNA ligase has product MTRDNPENTADSTQATDGGSDTASGADDVALDPWGSSTVSDYRKLFEEFGIEAFDEVLGEVPEPHYLMRRGVIFGHRDYRPVARALREGEDAAVLSGFMPTGDPHIGHKLVFDEIIWHQERGADAYGLIADLEAHSARGLSWDEIDEHARDYLLSLLALGFDPEEGELYRQSTNREVQDLAFELGSNARFAEFEGIYGFDGETSVSHMQSVVTQMADILYPQLEEPKPTVIPVGPDQDPHMRLARDVAARMRYFKVTEAYASFEADAGERDHLAAAYAALSDDSDAPVRCVDAADWLDAEMAPDADRDAAIEKLREAGKEPLRPRVRFLDRNATDAAFDALIEAVPGEKRRYDEHVDAFDMDRAAAEELAREVEVDHGGFGFLPPSSIYHRFMTGLTGGKMSSSVPASHISLLDDPEDGYDKVKAATTGGRETAEKQRELGGEADECPVYELYAYLLAGDDDEFATEVYEECVGGERLCGGCKEQAAELMREFLEDHQEKRAEVADLLDDLDIDLDADRRGVPGDGH; this is encoded by the coding sequence ATGACACGAGACAACCCGGAGAACACGGCGGACTCGACTCAGGCGACCGACGGCGGGAGCGACACCGCAAGCGGCGCGGACGACGTGGCGCTCGACCCCTGGGGCTCCTCCACCGTCTCCGACTACCGCAAGCTGTTCGAGGAGTTCGGCATCGAGGCCTTCGACGAGGTGCTCGGCGAGGTGCCCGAACCCCACTACCTGATGCGCCGGGGCGTCATCTTCGGCCATCGCGACTACCGCCCCGTGGCCCGGGCGCTCCGCGAGGGCGAGGACGCGGCCGTCCTCTCGGGCTTCATGCCCACCGGCGACCCCCACATCGGCCACAAACTCGTCTTCGACGAGATCATCTGGCACCAGGAGCGGGGTGCCGACGCCTACGGCCTGATCGCCGACCTCGAGGCCCACAGCGCCCGCGGCCTCTCGTGGGACGAGATCGACGAACACGCCCGCGACTACCTGCTCTCCCTGCTCGCGCTCGGCTTCGACCCCGAGGAGGGCGAACTCTACCGGCAGTCGACCAACCGCGAGGTGCAGGACCTCGCGTTCGAACTCGGATCGAACGCTCGCTTCGCGGAGTTCGAGGGCATCTACGGCTTCGACGGCGAGACCTCCGTCTCCCACATGCAGTCGGTGGTCACGCAGATGGCGGACATCCTCTACCCCCAGTTGGAGGAGCCGAAGCCGACGGTCATCCCCGTCGGGCCGGACCAGGACCCACACATGCGCCTCGCGCGGGACGTGGCCGCCCGGATGCGCTACTTCAAGGTGACCGAGGCGTACGCCTCCTTCGAGGCCGACGCCGGCGAGCGCGACCACCTGGCGGCGGCGTACGCCGCTCTGTCCGACGATTCGGACGCCCCCGTGCGCTGTGTGGACGCCGCCGACTGGCTCGACGCCGAGATGGCGCCCGACGCCGACCGCGACGCCGCCATCGAGAAACTCCGGGAGGCCGGCAAGGAACCGCTCCGCCCCCGCGTTCGCTTCCTCGACCGCAACGCCACCGACGCGGCCTTCGACGCCCTGATCGAGGCGGTGCCGGGCGAGAAGCGCCGCTACGACGAACACGTCGACGCCTTCGACATGGACCGCGCGGCCGCCGAGGAACTGGCCCGCGAGGTGGAGGTCGACCACGGCGGCTTCGGTTTCCTGCCGCCCTCATCCATCTACCACCGGTTCATGACCGGGCTGACCGGCGGGAAGATGTCGTCGTCGGTACCCGCCTCCCACATCTCCCTGCTCGACGACCCCGAGGACGGCTACGACAAGGTGAAGGCGGCGACGACGGGCGGCCGGGAGACGGCCGAAAAGCAGCGCGAACTCGGCGGCGAGGCCGACGAGTGTCCCGTCTACGAACTGTACGCCTACCTGCTCGCGGGCGACGACGACGAGTTCGCGACCGAGGTGTACGAGGAGTGTGTCGGCGGCGAGCGGCTTTGTGGCGGCTGCAAGGAGCAGGCCGCCGAACTCATGCGCGAGTTCCTCGAAGACCACCAGGAGAAACGCGCGGAGGTTGCGGACCTGCTCGACGACCTGGATATCGACCTCGACGCCGACCGTCGCGGCGTGCCCGGCGACGGCCACTGA
- a CDS encoding phenylalanine--tRNA ligase subunit alpha, translating to MRLPDSQVAVLEAASATEELTIERLSEETGLKPETVTGAAFDLEDAGLVAVSTAETVSHEVSDEGETYAEAGLPEVRLYRAALSAGADDAAVSLGEVIGAADLDGPEVDIALANYARKGYGDVDSGEITADPDADPDADPEATALASLVDGEEPRSSGSRPQAGESVEASDALDQLVRRGLVDRRERAVRSVVLTDEGVTALMEGVEAAETVDRLTPEMLASGEWRDAEFADYNVEADAPAERGGKVHILRQTAERVKDTLVGMGFREMDGPHADAEFWINDCLFMPQDHPARTHWDQFALDVPPMRDIPEDLLDRVRSAHLEGVGDDGQGYHSPWTEEVAREVDLRGHTTSLSMRYLSGNEIGDLEPPERFFSVEKVYRNDTLDPTHLLEFFQIEGWVMAEDLSVRDLMGTFEEFYQQFGITDLQFKPHYNPYTEPSFELFGTHPETGELIEIGNSGMFREEVLRPLGVECDVMAWGLALERLLMLMYGFDDIRDVHGTLCDLDLLRNTEVLH from the coding sequence ATGCGACTCCCGGACTCACAGGTCGCGGTGTTGGAAGCCGCGAGCGCGACGGAGGAACTGACGATCGAACGGTTGAGCGAGGAGACGGGGCTGAAACCGGAGACGGTGACCGGCGCCGCCTTCGACCTCGAGGATGCGGGACTGGTCGCGGTGTCGACCGCCGAAACCGTCTCCCACGAGGTGTCCGACGAGGGCGAGACGTACGCCGAGGCCGGCCTCCCCGAGGTCCGCCTCTACCGCGCCGCGCTCTCGGCCGGGGCCGACGACGCCGCCGTCTCGCTCGGCGAGGTCATCGGCGCGGCGGACCTCGACGGCCCCGAGGTGGACATCGCCCTCGCCAACTACGCCCGCAAGGGGTACGGCGACGTCGACTCGGGCGAGATCACGGCCGACCCGGACGCCGACCCTGACGCCGACCCGGAGGCGACGGCGCTCGCGTCGCTCGTCGATGGCGAGGAGCCACGCTCCTCGGGAAGCCGGCCGCAGGCCGGCGAGTCGGTCGAGGCGTCCGATGCGCTCGATCAACTCGTCCGGCGCGGACTCGTCGACCGGCGGGAGCGGGCCGTCCGCTCGGTCGTCCTCACCGACGAGGGCGTGACCGCGCTGATGGAGGGCGTCGAGGCGGCCGAGACGGTCGACCGCCTCACCCCCGAGATGCTCGCCTCCGGCGAGTGGCGCGACGCCGAGTTCGCCGACTACAACGTCGAGGCCGACGCCCCCGCGGAGCGTGGCGGCAAGGTCCACATCCTCCGACAGACCGCCGAGCGCGTGAAGGACACCCTCGTCGGGATGGGCTTCCGGGAGATGGACGGTCCCCACGCCGACGCGGAGTTCTGGATCAACGACTGTCTGTTCATGCCACAGGACCACCCGGCGCGCACCCACTGGGACCAGTTCGCGCTCGACGTGCCGCCGATGCGGGACATCCCCGAGGACCTGCTGGATCGCGTCCGCTCGGCCCACCTCGAGGGCGTCGGCGACGACGGGCAGGGGTACCACTCCCCGTGGACCGAGGAGGTCGCCCGCGAGGTCGACCTCCGGGGTCACACCACCTCGCTGTCCATGCGCTATCTCTCGGGCAACGAGATCGGCGACCTCGAACCTCCGGAGCGCTTCTTCAGCGTCGAGAAGGTGTATCGCAACGACACGCTCGATCCGACCCACCTGCTCGAGTTCTTCCAGATCGAGGGCTGGGTGATGGCCGAGGACCTCTCGGTGCGGGACCTGATGGGCACCTTCGAGGAGTTCTACCAGCAGTTCGGGATCACCGACCTGCAGTTCAAGCCACATTACAACCCCTACACCGAGCCGTCCTTCGAACTGTTCGGCACCCACCCCGAGACCGGGGAGCTCATCGAGATCGGCAACAGCGGGATGTTCCGCGAGGAGGTCCTCCGGCCTCTCGGCGTCGAGTGTGACGTGATGGCCTGGGGACTGGCGCTCGAACGACTCCTGATGCTCATGTACGGCTTCGACGACATCCGCGACGTCCACGGGACGCTCTGTGACCTCGACCTCCTGCGGAACACGGAGGTGTTGCACTGA
- the pheT gene encoding phenylalanine--tRNA ligase subunit beta, whose translation MPVVDVDPDELRQLTGHDEKSDEALKEDLFALGLEFEGETEDGKLQLEFGPDRLDRLSVEGVARSLRYQYGDDRGVYVPNTNDPDWTIVVDDSTPDERPYVTGAVIRGVDLDDDALDSLIQLQEKLHATMGRKRAKGAIGIHDLTMLKGAAHGEDGGNSITYRGVAPDGDRFVPLDSDREMTPADVLEDHPTGETYASLVEEYDRYPAIYDDIGLFSFPPVINGRRTEVSTDSRELFVELTGTDQWTIDRMCNVICYALDARGATVEEVEVEYADGRLVRPDFEVDEKTVAHERIEGMLGVDLSVEETVDLFERSGLGAEPSDADAGVTYEVSIPPYRTDVLHPLDLIDDVGRAYGFNDLDPTYPDVATVGGRHERSVHEAAVRTSLVGLGFEDLLNFHMISEAENYDRMGVDSGTDVVGGGEPVTITEPYSEDYTMLRTWALPSLLMVLENNTHRAYPQDLAEVGLAAVADDGENTGVAERRTVAGVVARNDATYEDAKARLAALCHDFDADLSTPATTHPTFIDGRAAEVVIDGETVGVIGEVHPRVLVEHDLELPVAAFEFRLDALA comes from the coding sequence ATGCCGGTCGTCGACGTCGACCCCGACGAACTCCGGCAGCTGACGGGTCACGACGAGAAGAGCGACGAGGCGCTCAAGGAGGACCTGTTCGCCCTCGGACTGGAGTTCGAGGGCGAGACGGAGGACGGAAAGCTCCAACTGGAGTTCGGCCCCGACCGCCTCGACCGCCTCTCCGTCGAGGGGGTCGCCCGCTCGCTGCGCTACCAGTACGGCGACGACCGCGGCGTCTACGTCCCGAACACGAACGACCCCGACTGGACGATCGTCGTAGACGACTCGACGCCCGACGAGCGCCCCTACGTCACGGGCGCGGTGATCCGCGGCGTCGACCTGGACGACGACGCCCTCGACTCCCTGATCCAGCTCCAGGAGAAGCTCCACGCGACGATGGGTCGCAAGCGCGCCAAGGGCGCCATCGGCATCCACGACCTGACGATGCTGAAAGGCGCGGCCCACGGCGAAGACGGCGGCAACTCCATCACCTACCGCGGGGTCGCCCCCGATGGCGACCGGTTCGTCCCCCTCGATTCCGACCGGGAGATGACCCCGGCCGACGTCCTCGAGGACCACCCCACCGGCGAGACCTACGCCTCGCTGGTCGAGGAGTACGACCGCTATCCGGCGATCTACGACGATATCGGCCTGTTCTCGTTCCCGCCGGTGATCAACGGCCGCCGGACCGAGGTGTCCACCGACTCCCGCGAGCTGTTCGTCGAGCTCACGGGGACCGACCAGTGGACCATCGACCGGATGTGCAACGTCATCTGCTACGCGCTCGACGCGCGCGGTGCGACCGTCGAGGAGGTCGAGGTCGAGTACGCCGACGGCCGGCTGGTCCGCCCGGACTTCGAGGTGGACGAAAAGACCGTCGCCCACGAGCGCATCGAGGGGATGCTCGGCGTCGACCTCTCGGTCGAGGAGACGGTCGACCTGTTCGAGCGCTCGGGGCTCGGCGCCGAGCCGTCGGACGCCGACGCGGGCGTCACCTACGAGGTGTCGATCCCGCCGTACCGCACGGACGTCCTCCACCCGCTCGACCTGATCGACGACGTGGGGCGGGCCTACGGGTTCAACGACCTCGATCCCACCTATCCCGACGTCGCGACCGTCGGCGGTCGACACGAGCGCTCGGTCCACGAGGCTGCGGTCCGCACCTCGCTCGTCGGCCTGGGCTTCGAGGACCTGCTCAACTTCCATATGATCTCCGAGGCCGAGAACTACGACCGGATGGGCGTCGACTCCGGGACCGACGTCGTCGGCGGGGGCGAGCCGGTCACCATCACCGAGCCGTACAGCGAGGACTACACGATGCTCCGGACGTGGGCGCTCCCCTCCCTACTGATGGTCCTCGAGAACAACACCCACCGGGCCTACCCGCAGGACCTCGCGGAGGTCGGGCTGGCCGCCGTCGCCGACGACGGCGAGAACACCGGCGTCGCCGAGCGTCGTACCGTCGCGGGCGTGGTGGCCCGCAACGACGCCACCTACGAGGACGCCAAGGCGCGGCTGGCGGCGCTGTGTCACGACTTCGACGCCGACCTGTCGACCCCCGCGACGACCCATCCGACGTTCATCGACGGCCGCGCGGCCGAGGTAGTGATCGACGGCGAGACCGTCGGCGTGATCGGCGAGGTACACCCGCGCGTGCTCGTCGAACACGACTTGGAGTTGCCCGTGGCGGCCTTCGAGTTCCGGCTGGACGCGCTGGCGTAG
- a CDS encoding valine--tRNA ligase, which produces MPSGEYDPETVERQWQERWVEEDLYAYDGEGAVDPDTVFSIDSPPPTVSGSLHWGHVYGFTLQDFVARYNRMQGNDVFFPFGYDDNGIASERLAEGELEVQHQEYDRDVFQEMCRGVCAKYEADFTEKMQALGISIDWTETYQTIEPRVQRISQLSFIDLYEQGREYRQRAPAIWCPDCETAISQVEMEDSEQDSHFHDIAFEVAGRDETFTISTTRPELLPACVAVFVHPDDDENQYLVGEEAEIPLFGQTVPIIADERVDMETGSGVVMCCTFGDQNDIEWYQAHDLDLRIAIDESGTMTDVAGTYEGLSADEAREAIVADLDDAGALLDRWPISHVVNVHERCGTEVEFLVTEQWYVKLLDKTEEYLEAGRSMDWFPEKMFTRYKNWIEGLQWDWAISRQRSSGIPFPVWYCEACDTEVMADREQLPVDPLSDDPPVDDCPECGCETFVPEDDVFDTWATSSLTPLINAGWEWNDEAGEMEIERPELYPMDVRPQGHDIISFWLFHTVVKCYEHTGEVPFESVMINGMVLDENREKMSKSKGNVVAPDEVLEEFPVDAARYWAAGSAVGDDLPYKEKGLRAGERLMRKLWNASKLVDDLTPEKRLGRPDLREIDRWMLAELDDRIETVTEHFERREFSKARDSLRSFFWHTFCDDYLEIAKQRLHDGDDPSAAYTLQVAHRRFCKLFAPILAHVTEELWRDMYSEGSVHTADWPEPLGVEADLAAGERAMSVVAALRKYKTDHQLSMNADVDAVRVYGDVAAFAEDIRRVMHVDELESVAEDPPVESVVTGVDLDYSLVGPEFGNRVSDIEAAIADGDYEVVDGHLHAADVELDPEMFELEAERRYTGDGEMVEAGETVVIVRN; this is translated from the coding sequence ATGCCGAGCGGAGAATACGACCCGGAGACGGTCGAACGACAGTGGCAGGAGCGGTGGGTCGAGGAGGATCTCTACGCCTACGATGGCGAGGGGGCAGTAGATCCGGACACCGTCTTCTCCATCGACTCGCCGCCGCCGACGGTCTCCGGGAGCCTCCACTGGGGCCACGTCTACGGCTTCACCCTGCAGGACTTCGTCGCCCGGTACAACCGGATGCAGGGCAACGACGTGTTCTTCCCGTTCGGCTACGACGACAACGGCATCGCCTCCGAACGCCTCGCCGAGGGCGAACTCGAGGTGCAACACCAGGAGTACGACCGCGACGTCTTCCAGGAGATGTGTCGCGGCGTCTGTGCGAAATACGAGGCGGACTTCACGGAGAAGATGCAGGCGCTCGGCATCTCCATCGACTGGACCGAGACCTACCAGACCATCGAGCCGCGGGTCCAACGTATCTCCCAGCTCTCCTTCATCGACCTCTACGAGCAGGGTCGGGAGTACCGCCAGCGGGCCCCCGCCATCTGGTGTCCGGACTGCGAGACGGCCATCTCGCAGGTCGAGATGGAGGACTCCGAACAGGATTCCCACTTCCACGACATCGCGTTCGAGGTGGCGGGGCGCGACGAGACTTTCACCATCTCCACGACCCGGCCCGAACTCCTGCCGGCCTGCGTGGCGGTCTTCGTCCACCCCGACGACGACGAGAACCAGTATCTCGTCGGCGAGGAGGCCGAGATTCCACTCTTCGGGCAGACCGTTCCGATCATCGCGGACGAACGCGTCGACATGGAGACGGGATCGGGGGTCGTGATGTGCTGTACGTTCGGCGATCAGAACGACATCGAGTGGTACCAGGCCCACGACCTCGACCTGCGGATCGCCATCGACGAGTCGGGAACGATGACCGACGTGGCCGGGACGTACGAAGGTCTCTCGGCCGACGAGGCCCGCGAGGCCATCGTCGCCGACCTCGACGACGCCGGGGCGCTCCTGGACCGCTGGCCCATCTCCCACGTCGTCAACGTCCACGAGCGCTGCGGGACGGAAGTCGAATTCCTCGTCACCGAGCAGTGGTACGTCAAACTGCTCGACAAGACCGAGGAGTACCTCGAAGCCGGGCGGTCGATGGACTGGTTCCCCGAGAAGATGTTCACACGGTACAAAAACTGGATCGAGGGGCTCCAGTGGGACTGGGCCATCTCCCGCCAGCGGTCGTCGGGCATCCCGTTCCCGGTGTGGTACTGTGAGGCCTGCGACACCGAGGTGATGGCCGACCGCGAGCAGTTGCCGGTCGATCCCCTCTCGGACGACCCACCGGTCGACGACTGTCCGGAGTGTGGCTGTGAGACGTTCGTCCCCGAGGACGACGTCTTCGACACGTGGGCTACCTCCTCGCTGACGCCGCTGATCAACGCCGGCTGGGAGTGGAACGACGAGGCGGGCGAGATGGAGATCGAGCGCCCCGAACTCTATCCGATGGACGTGCGCCCGCAGGGTCACGACATCATCTCCTTCTGGCTGTTCCACACCGTCGTGAAGTGTTACGAACACACCGGCGAGGTACCCTTCGAGAGCGTCATGATCAACGGGATGGTGCTCGACGAGAACAGGGAGAAGATGTCGAAATCGAAGGGCAACGTCGTCGCGCCCGACGAGGTGCTGGAGGAGTTCCCGGTCGACGCTGCCCGCTACTGGGCCGCCGGGAGCGCCGTCGGCGACGACCTGCCGTACAAGGAGAAGGGACTGCGTGCGGGCGAGCGCCTCATGCGCAAGCTCTGGAACGCGTCGAAACTCGTCGATGACCTCACCCCCGAGAAGCGACTCGGGCGGCCGGACCTCCGCGAGATCGATCGCTGGATGCTCGCGGAACTCGACGACCGGATCGAGACCGTCACCGAGCATTTCGAGCGTCGGGAGTTCTCGAAGGCCCGGGACAGCCTCCGCTCGTTCTTCTGGCACACGTTCTGTGACGACTACCTCGAGATCGCTAAACAGCGCCTGCACGACGGCGACGATCCCTCGGCGGCGTACACGCTCCAGGTCGCCCACCGGCGGTTCTGTAAGCTGTTCGCCCCGATCCTCGCACACGTCACCGAGGAGCTGTGGCGCGACATGTACAGCGAGGGCAGCGTCCACACGGCCGACTGGCCCGAACCGCTGGGCGTGGAGGCCGACCTCGCGGCCGGGGAGCGGGCGATGTCTGTCGTCGCCGCCCTGCGGAAGTACAAGACCGACCACCAGCTGTCGATGAACGCCGACGTGGACGCGGTGCGGGTCTACGGCGACGTGGCGGCCTTCGCCGAGGACATCCGACGGGTCATGCACGTCGACGAACTGGAGTCCGTCGCCGAGGACCCGCCGGTCGAGTCGGTCGTGACCGGCGTCGACCTCGATTACTCCCTGGTCGGTCCCGAGTTCGGGAACCGCGTCTCGGACATCGAGGCGGCCATCGCCGACGGCGACTACGAGGTCGTCGACGGCCACCTGCACGCCGCGGACGTCGAACTCGACCCCGAAATGTTCGAACTCGAAGCGGAACGGCGGTACACCGGCGACGGCGAGATGGTCGAGGCGGGCGAGACGGTCGTCATCGTCCGGAACTGA
- a CDS encoding quinone-dependent dihydroorotate dehydrogenase, with the protein MRAYDLCKPLLFALPAETAHRATHRLLHAAQGTSVEDRLRGRYVVDDDRLRTEAFGLDFDNPVGVAAGFDKNAELPSILTALGFGHVEVGGVTAERQPGNARPRLFRLPEDGALINRMGFNNEGADRIGARLATADLPDAPVGINIGKSKSTPLADAADDYRYTYDRVADAGDYFVVNVSSPNTPGLRELQHRESLERILGGLVDAGAAPLLVKLSPDLAGPAIDEALAVVDDLDLDGVVATNTTVDRPDGLQNPNRAERGGLSGKPIEERATGMVGFIAERTDVPVVGVGGITDAEGAYRKIRAGASVVQLYTGLVYEGPSLAHDINRGLCDLLERDGFDSVEAAVGADL; encoded by the coding sequence ATGAGGGCCTACGACCTGTGTAAGCCGCTCCTGTTCGCGCTGCCCGCGGAGACGGCACACCGGGCCACGCACCGACTGCTCCACGCCGCCCAGGGAACGAGCGTCGAGGACCGCCTCCGGGGACGGTACGTCGTCGACGACGACCGCCTGCGGACCGAGGCGTTCGGACTCGACTTCGACAACCCGGTCGGGGTCGCCGCCGGCTTCGACAAGAACGCCGAACTGCCGTCGATCCTGACGGCGCTCGGGTTCGGCCACGTCGAGGTCGGCGGCGTCACGGCCGAACGGCAACCGGGCAACGCCCGACCGCGGCTCTTTCGGCTCCCCGAGGACGGCGCACTGATCAATCGGATGGGGTTCAACAACGAGGGCGCCGACCGGATCGGCGCGCGACTCGCGACCGCCGACCTGCCCGACGCCCCCGTCGGGATCAACATCGGCAAGTCGAAGTCGACGCCCCTGGCCGACGCGGCCGACGACTACCGCTACACCTACGACCGGGTCGCCGACGCAGGCGACTACTTCGTCGTGAACGTCTCCAGTCCGAACACCCCCGGCCTGCGCGAACTCCAGCACCGCGAGTCGTTGGAGCGCATCCTCGGCGGCCTCGTCGACGCCGGCGCCGCACCGCTGTTGGTGAAACTCTCCCCGGATCTGGCGGGCCCGGCCATCGACGAGGCGCTGGCAGTCGTCGACGACCTGGACCTGGACGGAGTGGTCGCGACCAACACCACCGTCGACCGTCCGGACGGCCTGCAGAACCCGAACCGGGCGGAACGGGGCGGCCTCTCGGGCAAGCCCATCGAGGAGCGCGCGACCGGGATGGTCGGGTTCATCGCCGAGCGGACCGACGTCCCGGTCGTCGGCGTCGGCGGGATCACCGACGCCGAAGGCGCGTACCGGAAGATCCGTGCGGGCGCGAGCGTCGTTCAGTTGTACACGGGACTGGTCTACGAGGGGCCGAGCCTCGCTCACGATATCAATCGCGGACTGTGCGACCTGTTGGAACGGGACGGCTTCGACTCCGTCGAGGCGGCCGTCGGCGCCGACCTGTGA
- a CDS encoding non-histone chromosomal MC1 family protein: MVREDGKRNFVMREEGEEDSVFSGNMPRQAALKAARRLEPADSEEKAEAEAEEIRLREKGTDKVHIFEAWAWEQEAPDDKPDWMGEEITKGNVSKKGIEHLEE, translated from the coding sequence ATGGTACGAGAGGACGGTAAGCGGAACTTCGTGATGCGCGAGGAGGGTGAGGAGGACAGCGTGTTCTCCGGGAACATGCCCCGGCAGGCGGCACTGAAGGCAGCACGTCGCCTCGAACCGGCGGATTCGGAGGAGAAAGCCGAGGCGGAGGCCGAGGAGATCCGACTCCGGGAGAAGGGGACCGACAAGGTCCACATCTTCGAGGCGTGGGCCTGGGAACAGGAGGCGCCGGACGACAAACCCGACTGGATGGGCGAGGAGATCACGAAGGGGAACGTCTCGAAGAAGGGTATCGAACACCTCGAGGAGTGA